The following are encoded together in the Rhizobium sp. SSA_523 genome:
- a CDS encoding anthranilate synthase, producing MVTIIEDDGSEVYETRGGITVSRKRRATPYADAVSSYVDKLDERRGAVFSSNYEYPGRYTRWDTAIVDPPLGISSFGRKLWIEAYNGRGEVLLEIIAERLAGEGELSLGQRTTRRLDLTVDPPSRAFTEEERSKMPTVFTVLRAIVDLFHSDADSSIGLFGAFGYDLAFQFDAIDLVLDRPDDQRDMVLFLPDEILVVDHYSAKAWVDRYDFAKDGRTTVGRSEDIAPEPFRQTDTIPPKGDHRPGEYAELVVKAKESFRRGDLFEVVPGQKFMERCESRPSEISNRLKAINPSPYSFFINLGHQEYLVGASPEMFVRVSGRRIETCPISGTIRRGEDAISDSEQILKLLNSKKDESELTMCSDVDRNDKSRVCEPGSVKVIGRRQIEMYSRLIHTVDHIEGRLRPDMDAFDGFLSHAWAVTVTGAPKLWAMRFIEKHERSPRAWYGGAIGMVGFNGDMNTGLTLRTIRIKDGIAEVRAGATLLNDSDPQEEEAETELKASAMIAAIRDARSGNTSKLGRDVAPVGKGIRILLVDHEDSFVHTLANYFRQTGAEVSTVRTPVAEEIFERIDPDLVVLSPGPGNPKDFDCKATIRTARARGLPVFGVCLGLQALAEAYGGELRQLALPMHGKPSRIRVLEPGIVFSGLGREVTVGRYHSIFADPKTLHPDFIITAESEDGTIMGIEHAREPVAAVQFHPESIMTLGGDAGMRMIENVVAHLSRRAKEQAA from the coding sequence ATGAGACGCGAGGGGGCATTACCGTCAGCCGCAAGCGCCGGGCGACACCCTATGCCGATGCCGTGTCGAGCTATGTCGACAAGCTGGATGAACGGCGCGGAGCCGTCTTCTCTTCCAATTACGAATATCCGGGTCGCTATACCCGCTGGGATACGGCAATCGTCGATCCGCCGCTCGGGATCTCGTCTTTCGGGCGCAAGCTATGGATCGAAGCGTATAATGGCCGCGGCGAGGTCCTGCTGGAAATCATCGCGGAGCGTCTGGCCGGTGAAGGCGAATTGTCGCTCGGCCAGCGGACGACGCGCCGCCTCGATCTGACCGTCGATCCGCCGTCCCGGGCGTTTACCGAGGAAGAGCGCTCGAAAATGCCGACCGTCTTCACGGTTCTGCGGGCCATCGTCGATCTCTTCCATTCGGATGCCGACAGTTCGATTGGCCTGTTCGGCGCCTTCGGCTATGATCTGGCCTTCCAGTTCGATGCCATCGATCTGGTCCTCGATCGGCCGGACGATCAGCGCGACATGGTGCTTTTCCTGCCGGACGAAATCCTGGTGGTTGATCACTATTCCGCCAAGGCCTGGGTGGACCGCTACGACTTCGCCAAGGATGGACGAACCACGGTTGGCCGCTCGGAAGACATCGCGCCGGAGCCTTTCCGGCAGACGGACACGATCCCGCCCAAGGGCGACCACCGGCCCGGCGAGTATGCAGAGCTTGTGGTCAAGGCGAAAGAAAGCTTTCGCCGCGGCGATCTTTTCGAAGTTGTGCCCGGCCAGAAATTCATGGAGCGCTGCGAGTCGCGGCCCTCGGAAATTTCGAACCGTCTTAAGGCGATCAACCCCTCCCCCTATTCCTTCTTCATCAATCTCGGCCATCAGGAATATCTGGTCGGCGCCTCGCCGGAAATGTTTGTGCGGGTCTCCGGCCGGCGCATCGAGACCTGCCCGATTTCCGGGACGATCCGGCGCGGCGAGGATGCAATCTCCGATTCCGAGCAGATCCTGAAACTGCTGAATTCGAAAAAGGACGAATCGGAACTGACCATGTGCTCCGATGTCGATCGCAACGACAAGTCGCGCGTGTGCGAACCGGGCTCGGTCAAGGTGATCGGCCGACGCCAGATCGAAATGTATTCGCGCCTGATCCACACCGTCGACCATATCGAGGGCCGCCTCAGGCCCGATATGGATGCCTTTGACGGCTTCCTGTCACATGCCTGGGCAGTCACCGTAACCGGCGCGCCGAAGCTGTGGGCAATGCGATTCATCGAAAAGCACGAGCGCAGCCCGCGCGCCTGGTATGGCGGCGCCATCGGCATGGTCGGCTTCAACGGCGACATGAATACTGGCCTCACGCTTCGCACGATCCGCATCAAGGACGGCATTGCGGAGGTGCGCGCCGGCGCGACACTGCTCAACGATAGCGACCCGCAGGAGGAAGAGGCCGAAACGGAGCTGAAGGCCTCGGCCATGATCGCCGCCATTCGCGATGCGCGCAGCGGCAATACATCGAAACTCGGGCGGGACGTCGCGCCGGTCGGCAAGGGGATCCGCATTCTCCTCGTCGATCACGAGGATAGCTTCGTTCACACGCTTGCCAATTATTTCAGACAGACGGGCGCCGAGGTTTCCACCGTCCGCACGCCGGTTGCAGAGGAAATCTTCGAGCGGATCGACCCCGATCTCGTGGTGCTGTCGCCCGGGCCCGGCAACCCCAAGGACTTCGACTGCAAGGCGACGATCCGAACCGCAAGGGCGCGCGGTCTGCCGGTCTTCGGCGTGTGCCTGGGACTGCAGGCCTTGGCGGAAGCCTATGGTGGGGAACTGCGCCAGCTGGCCCTTCCCATGCATGGCAAGCCGTCGCGTATTCGTGTTCTGGAGCCGGGGATCGTCTTTTCCGGCCTCGGCCGTGAGGTGACCGTGGGCCGGTATCATTCGATCTTCGCTGATCCGAAGACGCTGCATCCGGACTTCATCATCACAGCCGAAAGCGAGGACGGCACAATCATGGGGATCGAACACGCAAGGGAACCGGTCGCAGCCGTACAGTTCCATCCGGAGAGCATCATGACGCTGGGCGGCGATGCCGGAATGCGCATGATCGAGAATGTGGTTGCGCATCTCTCACGCCGCGCGAAGGAACAGGCCGCCTAA